The Drosophila innubila isolate TH190305 chromosome 2R unlocalized genomic scaffold, UK_Dinn_1.0 1_C_2R, whole genome shotgun sequence DNA window TCCCAGAATGctccacagcagcagcagcaacagcagctgtcgGAATCATTTATTCTGAACAAAATGCACAATGAGCGATCGCCGGATTTGTTTGCGGATAGCGACGAGGATGATGGCGATGACCCAACCGACAAGGGACTGGGCACAACTCTGGAGGACTTACCCGAAGCTCTCGAGGAAAGCCAATGTGTCAGCGAGGCGCCAACAACGAGCCACAATGCCAGCGCACGTTACTCCCTGACAGCGCCTACGGAATCTAGTTTTGTCGATGACCAGACCCAAGACACTCAACTAACAAGCAGCGATCCTCGCACCCATTTCATTGAGAATTGCCGGCGGGAACGTGAGCTATATAGACGCATACGTCGTTGTTTGACGGGAGTGCGTCCTCCACCTACGGTGACCACACCTGACACCGATGTCATCAACGCTGTGGTAAACATGAAAGCAAAAGTGATCAACTTTCTGGTTTGCAAAGATGCTGAAGTAGATGCTCTTCCCTCCTCGTCCAGCATCGAAGACAGCGGCATCTGTGCCACGTCCTCATTGTTCAAACCCACACACAGCCTGGCCGAAGCCCAGAACATGAGTTGGCGCGAAGTTCTGGGCGTGCGTCAGCATGGACTGAGGTAAGAGCTTCAGCAGGATCCACtcaatatatgtatctattaaAGTGATCTCTTTAGCTACAACTTGAATAAAGCGGCTGAACAAAATGAATACCTCAGTCTGTCGGTGGTGGAACGGTACGTGGGTGCGGAGACGGCCACATCCTATGTGCGCTCTCCTTCCAGTGCCAAGAAGCGCAACATGCGCATGAAGTGAGTAAAAGCAGAGAGGGTCTCTTACAGCAAGTTATCTAATAACTATTATGTTTCCTTTCCTTTATAGAATGCTGACACAATCGCCTGGCAATCGCCTCAGTCATTTGGCCAAGCGACGAGCCATTTTCTCATCCGCAAATCTGGCCACAAACTCCATTAAGCTAAACAGCTCCATGGGCCCGCAAATATTGCTGGATAAGAAGTAAGTGAAACTGATCTATATACTCTTTATGCCCTAGCAGAAATACGGAAAGCATTAATAAAGACAGATCCCATAGATCTCTAACAAACTCACATTTTTTGCATTCCTTATTGTCATATTGCTCGCAAGGGCATAAAATCATCAGCATGTCTTTGTTGCCTGTTTAACACCAAtttaaacaactttatttaatcAGCAGGAAAGAGCGTAACAAGCGCAAAGCAACGCCAAAGCGTAAAACACCTGGCAGCAAAAAGAAAGGTAAGTTTActacaaatattattgaaaattgcatatattataatattgtacaTATTGCAGCTCGAAAAACTCCGTCCTCTTCAGCACGCAAGCGTCTTTTTCGCACCGATCTCATCAAGCCGGGACCATCTCGAGAAACCTCGAAGCGCGCGTTATTCCAAAGTCCAGCCAAGTCATCGTTGTCACAGCAGTTGTTTCCGCCCAAGCCCCTCTTCAAGCCAGAGATTGCCAATCGTGTGGAGAGATCCAAGCGTGCACTCTTCTCACCCGACAATGGTAGCCAGCAAAGCACTCCGAGCAACCAGCTGGAGTCGCTGCTCAAGCGTAAACGCAATGCCCGCGATGACGAAGATGCTGCTGAGCTGGCAAGTCAGAGTAGCAAATTGTTCCGAGCTGGCAGCGGCTTTGGCAGTGGTCTCACTCCGCGCGCTCTCAAGATCAAGAGTCAGAGCTTTTGCATTGGAGCAGGTTCCTCCACAGCATCGCAACAGAACGTGGCTGCCAACATGCAACAGTCGCCATTTGCCAACACCCCGCGATTAAGCCATGGTTtaagtggcagcagcagcaccttGGCTTGCAGCACGACGCCAACAATTAGCAAATTGCACCGCGCACATTCGGAAATGAGTGCAACGCCTCAAAGCGTCATGACGGACAATCAGCGGAAGGTGAGATTGATGTGATGCCTAGTAGATCACTTGCATATATTTAATCTTCTTCACTTTTTATATAGAAACTACTGTGGGCTGTGTCACAGGCACTGCAGGAGAAGAAGATATCGGCAAAGCACGAAAATTTCCGACAACATGCGGCGGATTTGGCGCGCATTGTAAAGCGCATCTTTCAGGAGTTTTACTTGGGACACACGACAAGCAACAGTGAGACATTGCTGCGGTTAGTAACGCTCTCGTTTCCCTTGGCAGTGCATCCACATGACACTTTTCTTATCTCCTTCAGGTTAGCCAAAAAGTACGCCTTTAGCGTGATTGCTGGCAAGCAACCGGACGACATTTACCTGCATGCACGCAGCCACGAGAGTGAAACGAAGCTGCAGTCGAGCTCACGACTCTCGGGCTACATTGGACCCGAGGAGTTTGCACAGCGgaagctgttgttgtctcaAAGCTCCTCCCAGTCGCTGTCCCAGATGTCGCTGGCCCGCAGCAAGGCTGATGGATCAATGCATAATCTATTCGGCAGCGAGAACTCCATTGATTCATTCGGGTTCAGCCAAATGAGCCAATGCACTGCGACTTCAAACTCAGCCACACAGTCCAGTCTAATGGAACGCATTTCGGAGGATCTGTTTtgcaagcagcaacagctgcccATACTGCCAAATCCTACACTGCAGAACAGCTCGTCCAAGAGCAATTTAGGCGGCTTGGCGCTGCGCGAAAATGTGCATTGCGAGCAGCGAAGATCGGCGCAAAAGAACTTTACTGGCAAGGATCAGCGGAACATCAGTCCTTACTATAAtggtggcaacagcaacggatCTGGGCGCAAGTTGCAGGCCACAACTGCGGCTCCAAGTGTCGAGTCCAGCGCCAAAGCGAAGCGCCAAATCTCCTTTGatagctaaatttttttttttgaaccaCTGCCCGGATAAtgatctatttatttttaccaaaatgTTGTTCCATATTTTTTGGGTTGTTTTTTAgcctaatttatttaattcccCCGGTACTTGGATAATGTTATAGTACATCAAACGGAGACACAactacaaacatacatacaaacataaacatatacatagaaatgaattgcaatatttttcgctgaagtaaaatttaaaaaaaaatgaaaggttttctacttaatattgtaaatttgaattaatgtaATTAACGTACAAATGTAAAAGGTTGAATGGTTGAAATCAATTGGCCATCGATTATAAAACCGCTAAGATTGTAATGTAAAAGGAatagcataaaataaaagatccACTCAATAGTAGCCACTGCGATTAATGTAGCGCCTCACCAGGTTAAACGAGACAATGTGGAAGACCAAAGCCACCACCAGGAGGCTGGCACAGTCCAGCCAATAGGTGTACTCGGCGGTGCGGTAGGAGGTCTGCTGCAGCACCTCCAAGCCAGTCTTCACACACGGATGCTCATCGTTAACTGGACAGTctgaaaagagagagagagagagagaagttgTCAACGGTGATAAGAAAGATATGTGATCTGTCGACTCACCAATGTTGTCAATGTCGATCCAGAAGTTGTACATTAACGCCTCGTTTGTGTAGAAGAAGAGCGAAAAGTATTTGATCACGGGAATCGAGTCGACGTTCATGTAAGTGCCACCAAAGATGAGGAAGATCAGATCGAAGGGCGCCGCAAACTCCGATGCCATTTTGTCATTCTCAAAAAGACTGGAGAGGAAGACGCCGTAGGCAACGGCGGCAGTGGCAGAGAGACTCATTAGTAATCCCATGGTTATAAAGAGCAGAAAACCGCGTGTATAGTAAATGGATGCATAGATCACGGATAGAAAGACATAACCCTTGAAGAAGGCCACCGGCAAAAAGGATATCACCAGAGCTACATAGTAGGCGGACAGGCTGTAGGTGCCTTCGCCCACCTCGCGTCTTATGATGGGCAATGCGCTGGGAAAGATGTACATGACGCCGTAGCTGAAGGTGAAGATCATCTCGGTGCTGAGCATGAAAAGGGAACCACGCACATCCTGCACAGTGCGCTGAGACAATCCTCCCACGCCGGAGTACATCAGAGAGAGCGTCACGGCGGTGATCATAAAGAAGGCGAATCCGATCAGGCCGCTCTTGATATTCCGCAGATCCTCAGTCATGAAGCGTATGAGCAGCAGATACACCTGATACAACCAGCGTATCTTTTTAAAGTCCTGCATACGCTTCATGTAGTCACCGCTGTAGTTCCTGGCCAGCAACCAGCTACCGCTGTAGAGTCCATCCGTCTCGTGCTCGTACCTAGTTCGCAGTATCTCACCCGCATTCTCCTTGCCATCCGCCAGAGTCTTCAGATAGAAGTCGGCGGGATTGCAATTCTGCGGCAGCATGAATCCCAGACTGGAGATCAGAAGAGGAGCAAATGAGGATTCAGCTTTCCACAACTGAAGTTGAGCTTACCCCGTAAAGAATTTAGCAGCATGTTCGGTGCGTCCCTGATAGACAATGCGACCGCCATCCATGAGGATGATGTGGGTGAAGAGCTCGAAGATGTCGGATGTGGGCTGGTGAATGGAGCAGATGGCCCCCTTCTTGAGTGTTCCATTGGGGCTGTTGTTGAGCACACTCAGCGTGGGAAACTCCGCCATGGACAGCAGCAGACTCTCGTGTGAGTTGTCCACAACTTCCATTTCAATGGAGTTGCTGCCCGTGCTCACATCACTGGGCGTGGCGAAGGAATCCTCGCCGTAGACCTGGGTCAGAGAGTGCTTGGAGATGCGTCGCCGGGTGCACAGATGACGCAGTGTCTTGATGACGGAGTACGCACTGAAGCTGTCGAGGCCCGTGGTCGGTTCATCGCAGAACAGAAAGATGGGATCGGTGATGAGCTCCTCGGCGAGACTGAGACGCTTACGCTCTCCACCCGACAGCTGCTTGATGCGGGTGTGTGCCGCATCCCTTAATCCCACGGCCAGCAGCAGATCCGAGACACGTTGACGCTTCTCCGCCTTCGTCGTCTTGCGATGCATCTTGAAGTGGGACTGAGTTGGAgtagacagacagatggaACAGATGTTAATGCTAAATGGAGGAGGGAGAAGTTGGAATGAGGGAAGACTTACCATGAAGTACAGATGCTCGTAGGCGGTAAAGGTTTTAACATTGATCTCAAACTGTGGCAGAAAGCTGGAGATGCGTGTCATCTGATCCCGTTCCATGGCCACGCCGTTTAAAACCACATCGCCGGTTAAATTACCGCGCAGTCGTTGCGAAATCGCTGCCAATAATGTGGTCTTACCCGCCCCCGATCCGCCCAGTATGGCGATGAGGTCGCCGGTTTTCAGGTGACCGCTGACTAAAGAGAAACCACATCCAAATCCACACCACAATTATTTCGTTTCCCAAATCTCAACAAATGCGATCTCTTACCATCGTGTAAAATTTGAATCTCTTGTTTCTTTCTGCATTCATTCCAAAAACTGTAATTGCTTTGCTCCTGGGCAGGCACATAGTAATTTAGCTGCTTCCACTCCAGGCACAAGCCCGCTCCCGCCTGTGTACCGCTCCCTTCCTCCGCCGGCATCACTCCAGAGTTCAATGTCCGACAAAAATGTGAGAAATGTGACTTTTCTTGCTTTCAGCATCCACAATAATTCACAAAATCACGCTTATCACTCAACTTCTTTTATCTTATCTTTATCACTATTTGCACTTGGATTTGGATAGACATTTTGTCTGTTGGCTTACACAATTTAATCACTCACTTGGGGGACGGGGAGGGAGACCTTAGGAGACCCAACAAACCCTACGATCCGGAGACAACCGTTCGCGGCAAAGATCCAATCTCAACTGTACCACACCGACGACATCCAAGTGGTTTTCTACCCCCAGCTGCCAATTGGCCACAGTAACATAAGTAACATTAAACTTTTGAccgcattttgttttttttgttttttaccaGTTAATTGTCGCTTATCAATTCACATATTCCGACAAGATACTACCTTAACTAGGAGAgacgtctctctctctctctttctctctcaatGTGAGCACACAACCCAGACCCATTGAAAAAGTGTCTCGACAAGCTTAGACAAGGAAAACTAATTGTTAACAACTAAATCATGTCACTAACACGCCCACAATTTGAAGGCTAAATCACCGCCAAAGAATACTAGACATACAAGACTATAATGTAAATTCATTAGATTCTGATTGATTTCCCTGATCTGAGCATTTCAGAAACCCTCGACTCTTCTTATgaattttcagcatttttaaCCTGcgatcaaatttttttcaacccAAAAAGGGTTGAAGtattaatagattttttttaattttatatatattgaactTAATCAAAAGTGttcttataattaatttttcagtatttttaatCTGTCTACAAACTTGTAtatagtaaatttatatttattgttcaactatttgaaaaataaaattaatttatagttgcagttaatttcaaatttttttgtttttatagatattttcaTTCCGTTAATTAAATCTTTCATCTTAAGATTCGTTCAATCACAAAAAGTGATTAATCGCAAATTTTACAGTGCTTTTGACCTGATCGTGTTTTTATGAGATCACACAACCATTGTCAATGAACCGTAACGTAGGCAAAGTGAGGAAATATATtccaaaaatatcaaagaatTAAAGCAGTTCTGTAAAGCCACTCTTATGcgaattttaatgaaaaaagtgAGTTTAATATATCATGGAATGAATACGAACTCTGCAATTCGATTCTACAACTACTTAATTAAGGCATTTATGATTGTATATATTGCTTAGTTGAATG harbors:
- the LOC117784130 gene encoding uncharacterized protein LOC117784130 isoform X1 translates to MAAINSNTAHKINNSYDSEPSTGSGSSLSENNEGQISDEENMNLPYLLKPKTLSTDNATKLSLQGSQESQFRGFGDSPYGQVNKRLYGSQLQNLQLPEIEKEKEQHTTSGKHKSPGMIVFPRFYDSIMEENSCNAVDMPTTSAEAAKATTDTLSFDGKIKSLTEPPRLSTTVQESSQNAPQQQQQQQLSESFILNKMHNERSPDLFADSDEDDGDDPTDKGLGTTLEDLPEALEESQCVSEAPTTSHNASARYSLTAPTESSFVDDQTQDTQLTSSDPRTHFIENCRRERELYRRIRRCLTGVRPPPTVTTPDTDVINAVVNMKAKVINFLVCKDAEVDALPSSSSIEDSGICATSSLFKPTHSLAEAQNMSWREVLGVRQHGLSYNLNKAAEQNEYLSLSVVERYVGAETATSYVRSPSSAKKRNMRMKMLTQSPGNRLSHLAKRRAIFSSANLATNSIKLNSSMGPQILLDKNRKERNKRKATPKRKTPGSKKKARKTPSSSARKRLFRTDLIKPGPSRETSKRALFQSPAKSSLSQQLFPPKPLFKPEIANRVERSKRALFSPDNGSQQSTPSNQLESLLKRKRNARDDEDAAELASQSSKLFRAGSGFGSGLTPRALKIKSQSFCIGAGSSTASQQNVAANMQQSPFANTPRLSHGLSGSSSTLACSTTPTISKLHRAHSEMSATPQSVMTDNQRKKLLWAVSQALQEKKISAKHENFRQHAADLARIVKRIFQEFYLGHTTSNSETLLRLAKKYAFSVIAGKQPDDIYLHARSHESETKLQSSSRLSGYIGPEEFAQRKLLLSQSSSQSLSQMSLARSKADGSMHNLFGSENSIDSFGFSQMSQCTATSNSATQSSLMERISEDLFCKQQQLPILPNPTLQNSSSKSNLGGLALRENVHCEQRRSAQKNFTGKDQRNISPYYNGGNSNGSGRKLQATTAAPSVESSAKAKRQISFDS
- the LOC117784130 gene encoding uncharacterized protein LOC117784130 isoform X2, which gives rise to MAAINSNTAHKINNSYDSEPSTGSGSSLSENNEGQISDEENMNLPYLLKPKTLSTDNATKLSLQGSQESQFRGFGDSPYGQVNKRLYGSQLQNLQLPEIEKEKEQHTTSGKHKSPGMIVFPRFYDSIMEENSCNAVDMPTTSAEAAKATTDTLSFDGKIKSLTEPPRLSTTVQESSQNAPQQQQQQQLSESFILNKMHNERSPDLFADSDEDDGDDPTDKGLGTTLEDLPEALEESQCVSEAPTTSHNASARYSLTAPTESSFVDDQTQDTQLTSSDPRTHFIENCRRERELYRRIRRCLTGVRPPPTVTTPDTDVINAVVNMKAKVINFLVCKDAEVDALPSSSSIEDSGICATSSLFKPTHSLAEAQNMSWREVLGVRQHGLSYNLNKAAEQNEYLSLSVVERYVGAETATSYVRSPSSAKKRNMRMKMLTQSPGNRLSHLAKRRAIFSSANLATNSIKLNSSMGPQILLDKKKERNKRKATPKRKTPGSKKKARKTPSSSARKRLFRTDLIKPGPSRETSKRALFQSPAKSSLSQQLFPPKPLFKPEIANRVERSKRALFSPDNGSQQSTPSNQLESLLKRKRNARDDEDAAELASQSSKLFRAGSGFGSGLTPRALKIKSQSFCIGAGSSTASQQNVAANMQQSPFANTPRLSHGLSGSSSTLACSTTPTISKLHRAHSEMSATPQSVMTDNQRKKLLWAVSQALQEKKISAKHENFRQHAADLARIVKRIFQEFYLGHTTSNSETLLRLAKKYAFSVIAGKQPDDIYLHARSHESETKLQSSSRLSGYIGPEEFAQRKLLLSQSSSQSLSQMSLARSKADGSMHNLFGSENSIDSFGFSQMSQCTATSNSATQSSLMERISEDLFCKQQQLPILPNPTLQNSSSKSNLGGLALRENVHCEQRRSAQKNFTGKDQRNISPYYNGGNSNGSGRKLQATTAAPSVESSAKAKRQISFDS
- the LOC117784131 gene encoding protein brown; protein product: MPAEEGSGTQAGAGLCLEWKQLNYYVPAQEQSNYSFWNECRKKQEIQILHDVSGHLKTGDLIAILGGSGAGKTTLLAAISQRLRGNLTGDVVLNGVAMERDQMTRISSFLPQFEINVKTFTAYEHLYFMSHFKMHRKTTKAEKRQRVSDLLLAVGLRDAAHTRIKQLSGGERKRLSLAEELITDPIFLFCDEPTTGLDSFSAYSVIKTLRHLCTRRRISKHSLTQVYGEDSFATPSDVSTGSNSIEMEVVDNSHESLLLSMAEFPTLSVLNNSPNGTLKKGAICSIHQPTSDIFELFTHIILMDGGRIVYQGRTEHAAKFFTGLGFMLPQNCNPADFYLKTLADGKENAGEILRTRYEHETDGLYSGSWLLARNYSGDYMKRMQDFKKIRWLYQVYLLLIRFMTEDLRNIKSGLIGFAFFMITAVTLSLMYSGVGGLSQRTVQDVRGSLFMLSTEMIFTFSYGVMYIFPSALPIIRREVGEGTYSLSAYYVALVISFLPVAFFKGYVFLSVIYASIYYTRGFLLFITMGLLMSLSATAAVAYGVFLSSLFENDKMASEFAAPFDLIFLIFGGTYMNVDSIPVIKYFSLFFYTNEALMYNFWIDIDNIDCPVNDEHPCVKTGLEVLQQTSYRTAEYTYWLDCASLLVVALVFHIVSFNLVRRYINRSGYY